CGTAACGCCTCCCGAATAACGGGCAATCCAATCTCCATAGCTCCACTGAACGGCAGCAGGCCACGTGTTGAAAGCAAGCTGCTCCAGCAATCCGATGTTGACCCCGGTAGCCAAGTTTTACCTCATCTCCTCTCCATGATGTGAAAAATAATACATAATAATGCATAAATATGCAATGGTTTCGTTGAAAATATGCAAAAAAGCGAAAATCCCATCGCAGGAATTTTCGCTTGCCCTCATGTTTTTTACTAAAAAAGCTTCACCTTAACCGTCGAGCAAACGGCCTATACCCGGTAATAGTCGCCTCTCCAATCTTTGACCGCTTTTTTGATCGCATCCGGCGACATGTTCTCCTTGAGCGCCTTTTCGCAAAGGGCAGGGAATTCCGCGTCACCGGCGAACCGCAGGGCGATCAGCTGCTTGATCGTCAGACGGGGGTCGATCCACCGTCCGGTCAGCTTGAAGTGGCGAATGTCTTCTTCGGTGCGAATCAGCCGATCCTGCACTTTGATCGCGTACACTCGCCCCATAAACGTCCCGACCAAACATACAACCCCGAGCAGCAGAACGAGAATGCTTACCAGCGCGCCGTTAGCGGCAAAGCCGGACACCGCATAGACGATTGAAAGGATGGCGGCGATGAGGCTGAGCGGGATAAGCACAAAATGGTAGATCGGCACCAACTGCCTATGATTGGCGTAATTTTGAGACGGTTGACTCATTTCCGGATTCCCCTTATCCATAGATTTCTTTACTCCCATTTAAATGAAAAGCTGGCGACGATAAAAGCGACCAGCATCCATCCGCCGAGCAGGGCCGCTTCCGGCCATAACGTGCCCAATCCCGATCCGACATTCATAATTTGCCGCAGAGCGGTGGAGAGGTGGGTGATCGGCAGCAGCTTGACGATCGGCTGCAGCAGCTCCGGCATGTTTTTGATCGGGAAAAACACGCCTCCGAGGAACATCAGCGGGAAGGAAATGAATCCGGCGATCGGGCCGGCGCTTTCCGGCGTTTTGGCAAGTCCCGCGATTATGAAGCCGATCGACATGAACGTGAGCGTCCCCAGGATAACGAATAAAATCAGCAGCAGCCACGAGCCGTTCACCTGCGTGCCGAAAAACAAATAACCGACCAACAGCACGATCAGCGCCTGAATGCCGTTTAAGACGAGCCGCGCCGTAATTTGCGCGGAAATAAACGTCGACGCCTTCAGCGTCGTGCTCTGCATCCTCCGCAAAATGCCGCGCTCCCGCCAGGCGGCGATTTGTCCGGCCACGCCGTTCAAGTTCGTTGACATGATCATCATCGCGACCATGCCGGGTACAAGGAAGTCGATATATTTGAGCTTGACTGCTTGAATGCCTTTCGCGTCGACAGTGATGAGCTGCTTGTATTGGACCAGCTGTTTGCTGATCGAGTCGGCCACTTGATCGACAACGGTGAGGCCCATCTGGGATACCGTCATGTTCGTTTCGTCGTAATAGACGGTAATTTTCGCATTCGCCGCGTTTCCGCTGCCTCCTGCCGGAGCATTTTTCAGCGTTTCCACCGCACTTCCATAGTTTTTCGGAATGACGATGACAAGCTGCCGGTCACCTTTTTTCAGCTGTTCCAGCGCCTGCGGCTGTTCGCTGAGCACGTCAAACGTGACGATCTTCAGCGAGCTCAGCGTGTCGATATATTGCTGCGATGCCGCAGAACGATCTTCGTCCACGAGCGCCGCATTAAGCGAAATGCCGTTCCCTCCTCCGAGAAACGAACCCAAAGAGACCATCAGCAAAATCGGGAATAGAATCGAGAAAAAGATGACGCCGCGGTTGCGCGAGAAAATGCGCAGCTGCGCCAAAGTCAGCTGTATGTACGCGTTCATGCTTCTCTGAGGCTCCTTCCCGTCATATGTAAAAAGACGTCCTCAAGTGTGGCCGTCCGCGTTTGCAGGTCTGAGAAGACAAGGCCGGTGCGGCTTGTGAATTGGATAAAATCGAGCAGCGACGCCTGCAAGTTATCGGTGTACAGCGTAATGACGTCTTCCCGCCGATCCGCCTGCTTCACTTCGTTCAGCCGGCCGAGCTTCTCGAGCAAATCGCCGTTCGCCTGACCGCCGGACAGCCTGAATTCGATCGCGCTGTCTGACTGCAGGCTGCGCACCAGATTGCGCGGCGTGTCGAGCGCGATGATTTCGCCTTTGTCCATGAGGCAGATGCGGTCGCACAGCACATGCGCTTCGTCCATGTAATGGGTGGAAAGCACGATCGTTTTGCCCTGCTCCTTCATGCGCAAAATGATGTCCCACAGCGTCCGGCGCGCCTGCGGATCAAGACCTGTCGTCGGTTCGTCGAGGAATACGACGAGCGGGTCGTTCAGCAGGGCGAGGGCGATAGCCAGCCGCTGCTTTTGTCCGCCGGACAAGTTTTTCACCCGGCCGCCGGCCTTGTCGGTCAAAATCATCTGCTCCAGCAAAGGTTCGACCGGAAGCGATTTTTTGTAAAAGCTGGCATACATGCGCATGATCTCTTTAACGGTGAGCAGCTCGAATAGCGAAGTTGACTGCAGCTGGACGCCGATCACTTCCTTGACCTTGTTCAGGGAGGTGTGGGTGTCATAGCCGGCGACTTTGGCGATCCCCGCATCCGGCTTGCGCAAACCTTCGATCATCTCCATTGTCGTCGTTTTTCCGGCACCGTTCGGGCCGAGCAGCCCGAAAATCTCTCCCTGCATCACCTGAAAACGGATGCCATTCACGGCGGTGAAATCGCCGTATCGCTTGACGAGGCCGTCAACCTCGATGACCGGCTTTGTGTTATCCGGCTTTGCATCCGCCACGTTTTTCATATCCGAAATCATAGGGCCCTCCTTTGGTAAGGTTGTTGGAGTCGTTCATACTGAACATTGATTTCATTTTGGTAATAAATTGCGGCATTAATCGTTACGCTGTTCCATGTTCGAGCGGATTTTCCGAAACAGCTCGAGCAGCATGAGCCGTTCCGCGGGGGTGAGAGGTTCCAGCATCTGCTGTGCCAGCGCATTGAGCAAATCCGGAAATCGCTGCATGAGGCCGGACGCTTTGTCCGTCATCGAGATGACGAAGCTGCGCCGGTCGTGCGGATCAAGCTTCCGTTCGATATACGTCTTTTGCTCCAGGCTGTCCAGAAGGCGGGTGAGCGTGCTATGGCTGACGTTAGGCATCCTCCGGGCGATTTCCTTGACTGCTTGCGAGCCGTTTTGCATAAGGATAAACAGAATGCTGCATTCATGCTGGTTCAGGTCGCAGCTGCTTTCAAAATGCTGGGCGTACCCTTTTATACGTCCGCCGATAAACATAATGAAGTCGCGGACCGATTCCGTCTGCCTGGTGTCTGAAGGTCGTTCCAACGCAAGTATCCTTTCTTTTCAAAATAAAATATTTTCAAAATGGTAATAATGTTCATTGTATATGGGGTTGGAACCATTTGTCAAACGCCGCTGCGGATAAAATCGTTGTACACAAATTTTTCTTAATCTTTCCTCTGCCGGCAGGGTATAATAAGAAAAGCTTCCGATCGAAGCCTACTCGATGAAGTGCATTCGTGTTTTGCTGGAAGCTTTTCTTGCGAATCAGATGTTTAACGCCTCCGGCTTATAAAT
The window above is part of the Paenibacillus hamazuiensis genome. Proteins encoded here:
- a CDS encoding ABC transporter ATP-binding protein, with amino-acid sequence MISDMKNVADAKPDNTKPVIEVDGLVKRYGDFTAVNGIRFQVMQGEIFGLLGPNGAGKTTTMEMIEGLRKPDAGIAKVAGYDTHTSLNKVKEVIGVQLQSTSLFELLTVKEIMRMYASFYKKSLPVEPLLEQMILTDKAGGRVKNLSGGQKQRLAIALALLNDPLVVFLDEPTTGLDPQARRTLWDIILRMKEQGKTIVLSTHYMDEAHVLCDRICLMDKGEIIALDTPRNLVRSLQSDSAIEFRLSGGQANGDLLEKLGRLNEVKQADRREDVITLYTDNLQASLLDFIQFTSRTGLVFSDLQTRTATLEDVFLHMTGRSLREA
- a CDS encoding MarR family winged helix-turn-helix transcriptional regulator; the protein is MERPSDTRQTESVRDFIMFIGGRIKGYAQHFESSCDLNQHECSILFILMQNGSQAVKEIARRMPNVSHSTLTRLLDSLEQKTYIERKLDPHDRRSFVISMTDKASGLMQRFPDLLNALAQQMLEPLTPAERLMLLELFRKIRSNMEQRND
- a CDS encoding DUF6526 family protein, whose translation is MSQPSQNYANHRQLVPIYHFVLIPLSLIAAILSIVYAVSGFAANGALVSILVLLLGVVCLVGTFMGRVYAIKVQDRLIRTEEDIRHFKLTGRWIDPRLTIKQLIALRFAGDAEFPALCEKALKENMSPDAIKKAVKDWRGDYYRV
- a CDS encoding ABC transporter permease produces the protein MNAYIQLTLAQLRIFSRNRGVIFFSILFPILLMVSLGSFLGGGNGISLNAALVDEDRSAASQQYIDTLSSLKIVTFDVLSEQPQALEQLKKGDRQLVIVIPKNYGSAVETLKNAPAGGSGNAANAKITVYYDETNMTVSQMGLTVVDQVADSISKQLVQYKQLITVDAKGIQAVKLKYIDFLVPGMVAMMIMSTNLNGVAGQIAAWRERGILRRMQSTTLKASTFISAQITARLVLNGIQALIVLLVGYLFFGTQVNGSWLLLILFVILGTLTFMSIGFIIAGLAKTPESAGPIAGFISFPLMFLGGVFFPIKNMPELLQPIVKLLPITHLSTALRQIMNVGSGLGTLWPEAALLGGWMLVAFIVASFSFKWE